A single genomic interval of Colius striatus isolate bColStr4 chromosome 9, bColStr4.1.hap1, whole genome shotgun sequence harbors:
- the FAXDC2 gene encoding fatty acid hydroxylase domain-containing protein 2 isoform X2: MKRDSGYSTMAERQKQEEKLWNAMKITTHVLGTSLLVFTALVNFLPWYMQTIWDASGHFWQTTWLKLYYLFEGNEWTIFLFGAGAVPTLAFWCLNGILMVADVTGKPTFITRYRIQLGKNDPVDTKKLCQAIYTVLCNQFCISVPMLVPMFYVMKWWGNTFSKELPTFQWLLVELCIFILIEEILFYYTHRLVHLPALYKHIHKKHHEWTAPIGIISIYAHPLEHIFSNMLPAMTGPMVLGSHIVSIALWFSLALLTTSISHCGYHLPFLPSPEFHDFHHLKFNQCYGVLGVLDYLHGTDTVFRQSRAYKRHRVLLSLTPLSESIPEAARRAE, translated from the exons atgaaaagagaCTCTGGATATTCCACCATGGCTGAGCGGCAGAAGCAG gaggagaagctctgGAATGCCATGAAGATCACTACCCATGTCCTTGGAACAAGTCTGCTCGTCTTCACTGCCTTAGTGAACTTCCTTCCTTG GTACATGCAGACTATCTGGGATGCTTCAGGCCACTTCTGGCAAACAACATGGCTAAAGCTCTACTACCTGTTTGAGGGAAACGAGTGGACAATCTTCCTCTTTG GGGCTGGAGCGGTGCCTACCCTTGCTTTCTGGTGCCTCAACGGAATCCTGATGGTGGCTGATGTAACAGGAAAGCCCACTTTCATTACTCGCTATCGCATCCAGCTGGGCAAGAATGATCCT GTAGACACAAAGAAATTGTGCCAAGCCATCTACACAGTGCTGTGTAATCAGTTCTGTATCTCCGTGCCCATGCTTGTGCCCATGTTCTACGTCATGAAGTGGTGGGGCAACACCTTCAGCAAGGAATTACCCACCTTCCAGTGGTTGCTTGTGGAGCTATGCATTTTTATCTTAATAGAGGAAATTCTCTTCTATTATACACACAG gctCGTTCACCTCCCGGCCCTGTACAAACACATCCACAAGAAGCACCACGAGTGGACAGCCCCCATTGGCATCATCTCCATTTACGCTCACCCGCTGGAGCACATA TTCTCCAACATGCTGCCTGCCATGACTGGCCCGATGGTCCTGGGGTCTCACATCGTTTCGATTGCACTGTGGTTCTCCCTTGCCCTCCTAACAACAAGCATTTCACACTGTGGCTACCACCTGCCCTTCCTTCCATCACCGGAGTTCCACGACTTCCACCACCTCAA GTTCAACCAGTGCTACGGAGTCTTGGGAGTGCTGGACTATCTGCACGGAACCGACACGGTCTTCAGACAAAGCAGAGCCTACAAGAGACACAGGGTCCTGCTCAGCCTCACCCCCCTCTCAGAGAGCATCCCCGAGGCAGCCAGGAGGGCAGAGTga
- the FAXDC2 gene encoding fatty acid hydroxylase domain-containing protein 2 isoform X1, which yields MCTGSAASTWHWLHVTCLGGDSQLLLGNTPHHPHKVSRAVVKGGEALECHEDHYPCPWNKSARLHCLSELPSLVRYMQTIWDASGHFWQTTWLKLYYLFEGNEWTIFLFGAGAVPTLAFWCLNGILMVADVTGKPTFITRYRIQLGKNDPVDTKKLCQAIYTVLCNQFCISVPMLVPMFYVMKWWGNTFSKELPTFQWLLVELCIFILIEEILFYYTHRLVHLPALYKHIHKKHHEWTAPIGIISIYAHPLEHIFSNMLPAMTGPMVLGSHIVSIALWFSLALLTTSISHCGYHLPFLPSPEFHDFHHLKFNQCYGVLGVLDYLHGTDTVFRQSRAYKRHRVLLSLTPLSESIPEAARRAE from the exons ATGTGCACGGGGAGTGCTGCCAGTACATGGCACTGGCTTCACGTGACTTGTCTGGGAGGGGacagccagctcctgcttggAAACACACCCCATCATCCTCATAAAGTTTCCAGAGCAGTAGTCAAAG gaggagaagctctgGAATGCCATGAAGATCACTACCCATGTCCTTGGAACAAGTCTGCTCGTCTTCACTGCCTTAGTGAACTTCCTTCCTTGGTAAG GTACATGCAGACTATCTGGGATGCTTCAGGCCACTTCTGGCAAACAACATGGCTAAAGCTCTACTACCTGTTTGAGGGAAACGAGTGGACAATCTTCCTCTTTG GGGCTGGAGCGGTGCCTACCCTTGCTTTCTGGTGCCTCAACGGAATCCTGATGGTGGCTGATGTAACAGGAAAGCCCACTTTCATTACTCGCTATCGCATCCAGCTGGGCAAGAATGATCCT GTAGACACAAAGAAATTGTGCCAAGCCATCTACACAGTGCTGTGTAATCAGTTCTGTATCTCCGTGCCCATGCTTGTGCCCATGTTCTACGTCATGAAGTGGTGGGGCAACACCTTCAGCAAGGAATTACCCACCTTCCAGTGGTTGCTTGTGGAGCTATGCATTTTTATCTTAATAGAGGAAATTCTCTTCTATTATACACACAG gctCGTTCACCTCCCGGCCCTGTACAAACACATCCACAAGAAGCACCACGAGTGGACAGCCCCCATTGGCATCATCTCCATTTACGCTCACCCGCTGGAGCACATA TTCTCCAACATGCTGCCTGCCATGACTGGCCCGATGGTCCTGGGGTCTCACATCGTTTCGATTGCACTGTGGTTCTCCCTTGCCCTCCTAACAACAAGCATTTCACACTGTGGCTACCACCTGCCCTTCCTTCCATCACCGGAGTTCCACGACTTCCACCACCTCAA GTTCAACCAGTGCTACGGAGTCTTGGGAGTGCTGGACTATCTGCACGGAACCGACACGGTCTTCAGACAAAGCAGAGCCTACAAGAGACACAGGGTCCTGCTCAGCCTCACCCCCCTCTCAGAGAGCATCCCCGAGGCAGCCAGGAGGGCAGAGTga
- the FAXDC2 gene encoding fatty acid hydroxylase domain-containing protein 2 isoform X3, producing the protein MQGKEEKLWNAMKITTHVLGTSLLVFTALVNFLPWYMQTIWDASGHFWQTTWLKLYYLFEGNEWTIFLFGAGAVPTLAFWCLNGILMVADVTGKPTFITRYRIQLGKNDPVDTKKLCQAIYTVLCNQFCISVPMLVPMFYVMKWWGNTFSKELPTFQWLLVELCIFILIEEILFYYTHRLVHLPALYKHIHKKHHEWTAPIGIISIYAHPLEHIFSNMLPAMTGPMVLGSHIVSIALWFSLALLTTSISHCGYHLPFLPSPEFHDFHHLKFNQCYGVLGVLDYLHGTDTVFRQSRAYKRHRVLLSLTPLSESIPEAARRAE; encoded by the exons ATGCAGGGAAAG gaggagaagctctgGAATGCCATGAAGATCACTACCCATGTCCTTGGAACAAGTCTGCTCGTCTTCACTGCCTTAGTGAACTTCCTTCCTTG GTACATGCAGACTATCTGGGATGCTTCAGGCCACTTCTGGCAAACAACATGGCTAAAGCTCTACTACCTGTTTGAGGGAAACGAGTGGACAATCTTCCTCTTTG GGGCTGGAGCGGTGCCTACCCTTGCTTTCTGGTGCCTCAACGGAATCCTGATGGTGGCTGATGTAACAGGAAAGCCCACTTTCATTACTCGCTATCGCATCCAGCTGGGCAAGAATGATCCT GTAGACACAAAGAAATTGTGCCAAGCCATCTACACAGTGCTGTGTAATCAGTTCTGTATCTCCGTGCCCATGCTTGTGCCCATGTTCTACGTCATGAAGTGGTGGGGCAACACCTTCAGCAAGGAATTACCCACCTTCCAGTGGTTGCTTGTGGAGCTATGCATTTTTATCTTAATAGAGGAAATTCTCTTCTATTATACACACAG gctCGTTCACCTCCCGGCCCTGTACAAACACATCCACAAGAAGCACCACGAGTGGACAGCCCCCATTGGCATCATCTCCATTTACGCTCACCCGCTGGAGCACATA TTCTCCAACATGCTGCCTGCCATGACTGGCCCGATGGTCCTGGGGTCTCACATCGTTTCGATTGCACTGTGGTTCTCCCTTGCCCTCCTAACAACAAGCATTTCACACTGTGGCTACCACCTGCCCTTCCTTCCATCACCGGAGTTCCACGACTTCCACCACCTCAA GTTCAACCAGTGCTACGGAGTCTTGGGAGTGCTGGACTATCTGCACGGAACCGACACGGTCTTCAGACAAAGCAGAGCCTACAAGAGACACAGGGTCCTGCTCAGCCTCACCCCCCTCTCAGAGAGCATCCCCGAGGCAGCCAGGAGGGCAGAGTga
- the FAXDC2 gene encoding fatty acid hydroxylase domain-containing protein 2 isoform X4, producing MEEKLWNAMKITTHVLGTSLLVFTALVNFLPWYMQTIWDASGHFWQTTWLKLYYLFEGNEWTIFLFGAGAVPTLAFWCLNGILMVADVTGKPTFITRYRIQLGKNDPVDTKKLCQAIYTVLCNQFCISVPMLVPMFYVMKWWGNTFSKELPTFQWLLVELCIFILIEEILFYYTHRLVHLPALYKHIHKKHHEWTAPIGIISIYAHPLEHIFSNMLPAMTGPMVLGSHIVSIALWFSLALLTTSISHCGYHLPFLPSPEFHDFHHLKFNQCYGVLGVLDYLHGTDTVFRQSRAYKRHRVLLSLTPLSESIPEAARRAE from the exons atg gaggagaagctctgGAATGCCATGAAGATCACTACCCATGTCCTTGGAACAAGTCTGCTCGTCTTCACTGCCTTAGTGAACTTCCTTCCTTG GTACATGCAGACTATCTGGGATGCTTCAGGCCACTTCTGGCAAACAACATGGCTAAAGCTCTACTACCTGTTTGAGGGAAACGAGTGGACAATCTTCCTCTTTG GGGCTGGAGCGGTGCCTACCCTTGCTTTCTGGTGCCTCAACGGAATCCTGATGGTGGCTGATGTAACAGGAAAGCCCACTTTCATTACTCGCTATCGCATCCAGCTGGGCAAGAATGATCCT GTAGACACAAAGAAATTGTGCCAAGCCATCTACACAGTGCTGTGTAATCAGTTCTGTATCTCCGTGCCCATGCTTGTGCCCATGTTCTACGTCATGAAGTGGTGGGGCAACACCTTCAGCAAGGAATTACCCACCTTCCAGTGGTTGCTTGTGGAGCTATGCATTTTTATCTTAATAGAGGAAATTCTCTTCTATTATACACACAG gctCGTTCACCTCCCGGCCCTGTACAAACACATCCACAAGAAGCACCACGAGTGGACAGCCCCCATTGGCATCATCTCCATTTACGCTCACCCGCTGGAGCACATA TTCTCCAACATGCTGCCTGCCATGACTGGCCCGATGGTCCTGGGGTCTCACATCGTTTCGATTGCACTGTGGTTCTCCCTTGCCCTCCTAACAACAAGCATTTCACACTGTGGCTACCACCTGCCCTTCCTTCCATCACCGGAGTTCCACGACTTCCACCACCTCAA GTTCAACCAGTGCTACGGAGTCTTGGGAGTGCTGGACTATCTGCACGGAACCGACACGGTCTTCAGACAAAGCAGAGCCTACAAGAGACACAGGGTCCTGCTCAGCCTCACCCCCCTCTCAGAGAGCATCCCCGAGGCAGCCAGGAGGGCAGAGTga
- the FAXDC2 gene encoding fatty acid hydroxylase domain-containing protein 2 isoform X5 yields MKITTHVLGTSLLVFTALVNFLPWYMQTIWDASGHFWQTTWLKLYYLFEGNEWTIFLFGAGAVPTLAFWCLNGILMVADVTGKPTFITRYRIQLGKNDPVDTKKLCQAIYTVLCNQFCISVPMLVPMFYVMKWWGNTFSKELPTFQWLLVELCIFILIEEILFYYTHRLVHLPALYKHIHKKHHEWTAPIGIISIYAHPLEHIFSNMLPAMTGPMVLGSHIVSIALWFSLALLTTSISHCGYHLPFLPSPEFHDFHHLKFNQCYGVLGVLDYLHGTDTVFRQSRAYKRHRVLLSLTPLSESIPEAARRAE; encoded by the exons ATGAAGATCACTACCCATGTCCTTGGAACAAGTCTGCTCGTCTTCACTGCCTTAGTGAACTTCCTTCCTTG GTACATGCAGACTATCTGGGATGCTTCAGGCCACTTCTGGCAAACAACATGGCTAAAGCTCTACTACCTGTTTGAGGGAAACGAGTGGACAATCTTCCTCTTTG GGGCTGGAGCGGTGCCTACCCTTGCTTTCTGGTGCCTCAACGGAATCCTGATGGTGGCTGATGTAACAGGAAAGCCCACTTTCATTACTCGCTATCGCATCCAGCTGGGCAAGAATGATCCT GTAGACACAAAGAAATTGTGCCAAGCCATCTACACAGTGCTGTGTAATCAGTTCTGTATCTCCGTGCCCATGCTTGTGCCCATGTTCTACGTCATGAAGTGGTGGGGCAACACCTTCAGCAAGGAATTACCCACCTTCCAGTGGTTGCTTGTGGAGCTATGCATTTTTATCTTAATAGAGGAAATTCTCTTCTATTATACACACAG gctCGTTCACCTCCCGGCCCTGTACAAACACATCCACAAGAAGCACCACGAGTGGACAGCCCCCATTGGCATCATCTCCATTTACGCTCACCCGCTGGAGCACATA TTCTCCAACATGCTGCCTGCCATGACTGGCCCGATGGTCCTGGGGTCTCACATCGTTTCGATTGCACTGTGGTTCTCCCTTGCCCTCCTAACAACAAGCATTTCACACTGTGGCTACCACCTGCCCTTCCTTCCATCACCGGAGTTCCACGACTTCCACCACCTCAA GTTCAACCAGTGCTACGGAGTCTTGGGAGTGCTGGACTATCTGCACGGAACCGACACGGTCTTCAGACAAAGCAGAGCCTACAAGAGACACAGGGTCCTGCTCAGCCTCACCCCCCTCTCAGAGAGCATCCCCGAGGCAGCCAGGAGGGCAGAGTga
- the FAXDC2 gene encoding fatty acid hydroxylase domain-containing protein 2 isoform X6, producing the protein MCTGSAASTWHWLHVTCLGGDSQLLLGNTPHHPHKVSRAVVKGGEALECHEDHYPCPWNKSARLHCLSELPSLVRYMQTIWDASGHFWQTTWLKLYYLFEGNEWTIFLFGAGAVPTLAFWCLNGILMVADVTGKPTFITRYRIQLGKNDPVDTKKLCQAIYTVLCNQFCISVPMLVPMFYVMKWWGNTFSKELPTFQWLLVELCIFILIEEILFYYTHRLVHLPALYKHIHKKHHEWTAPIGIISIYAHPLEHISLLLVSSSPTCCLP; encoded by the exons ATGTGCACGGGGAGTGCTGCCAGTACATGGCACTGGCTTCACGTGACTTGTCTGGGAGGGGacagccagctcctgcttggAAACACACCCCATCATCCTCATAAAGTTTCCAGAGCAGTAGTCAAAG gaggagaagctctgGAATGCCATGAAGATCACTACCCATGTCCTTGGAACAAGTCTGCTCGTCTTCACTGCCTTAGTGAACTTCCTTCCTTGGTAAG GTACATGCAGACTATCTGGGATGCTTCAGGCCACTTCTGGCAAACAACATGGCTAAAGCTCTACTACCTGTTTGAGGGAAACGAGTGGACAATCTTCCTCTTTG GGGCTGGAGCGGTGCCTACCCTTGCTTTCTGGTGCCTCAACGGAATCCTGATGGTGGCTGATGTAACAGGAAAGCCCACTTTCATTACTCGCTATCGCATCCAGCTGGGCAAGAATGATCCT GTAGACACAAAGAAATTGTGCCAAGCCATCTACACAGTGCTGTGTAATCAGTTCTGTATCTCCGTGCCCATGCTTGTGCCCATGTTCTACGTCATGAAGTGGTGGGGCAACACCTTCAGCAAGGAATTACCCACCTTCCAGTGGTTGCTTGTGGAGCTATGCATTTTTATCTTAATAGAGGAAATTCTCTTCTATTATACACACAG gctCGTTCACCTCCCGGCCCTGTACAAACACATCCACAAGAAGCACCACGAGTGGACAGCCCCCATTGGCATCATCTCCATTTACGCTCACCCGCTGGAGCACATA AGTTTGCTTCTCGTTTCCAGTTCTCCAACATGCTGCCTGCCATGA